Proteins encoded by one window of Musa acuminata AAA Group cultivar baxijiao chromosome BXJ2-9, Cavendish_Baxijiao_AAA, whole genome shotgun sequence:
- the LOC135621872 gene encoding uncharacterized protein LOC135621872 codes for MACLSRCWLIVDHVLLGKGFDRWRRLSFFVHPAFVVLFQLYVFAQLLITSLSNPIFCAFRIARSVIVTVFLFVRCFLFYVSEVDEISSFTTNASQTPANPDTFQCIVTHDDCGGHLQVCSLRLYSEGGEDEDEEHKESSLHVEHSSILGELNFASASHHLFPGLQERAYELADEEDEESTASSVAYDLYDPRLSLDIYEYGDADRMDDHGGLMVQTEDDPDIDDYSQHVSVFRTESKWVEIDLFYENYRGRMRWFDQLNDERRIAVSVVLGKKLGATSFHDRIDPLNFSFPVVAHKKLAKSIESDFELVYVGQSCLSWEALCHQHRKVKVISDAHRGCFHGEVAERFQQFQILLERFIETENCEGKRFWNYAQTKFCNAQLLQIPDVSGYVEDVGEGTKGETMEGSQVSEAIEKAMSSFWLFLRSDNKRCRGILKKLKLSDCQVEDPKDLQLFTSLSKEAHKKNVKMKALVKKSRSTKTTPPREEIQVENLICLVDINLVIRVLKMSVVTSAQLRWCHEKLSSIEFKQGIVRTPNAGGLLFPHS; via the exons ATGGCTTGCCTCTCAAGGTGTTGGCTCATTGTAGATCATGTGCTCCTCGGTAAAGGATTCGATAGGTGGCGCCGATTGAGCTTCTTTGTCCACCCAGCCTTTGTTGTGCTTTTCCAGCTCTACGTGTTTGCGCAGCTGCTGATCACAAGCTTGTCGAATCCAATCTTTTGCGCCTTCCGTATCGCCCGCAGTGTCATCGTGACAGTGTTCCTATTCGTGAGATGTTTCCTGTTCTACGTTTCCGAGGTGGATGAGATCTCATCTTTCACGACCAATGCTTCTCAGACTCCTGCAAATCCTGATACGTTTCAGTGCATTGTGACACACGATGACTGCGGTGGTCATCTACAAGTCTGCAGCCTGAGACTGTACTCGGAAGGAGGTGAGGATGAAGACGAAGAGCATAAGGAATCGAGTCTTCATGTGGAACACTCGAGTATACTTGGGGAACTCAACTTCGCATCAGCAAGTCACCATCTATTTCCAGGTTTACAAGAGAGAGCGTATGAACTTGCCGATGAAGAGGATGAGGAATCAACCGCAAGTAGCGTGGCATACGATTTATATGATCCAAGACTCTCGTTAGATATCTACGAGTATGGGGATGCAGATCGAATGGATGATCATGGAGGGTTGATGGTGCAAACAGAGGATGATCCAGATATCGACGACTATTCTCAACATGTCTCGGTATTCAGAACAGAAAGCAAATGGGTTGAAATCGATTTGTTCTACGAAAACTACAGAGGAAGGATGAGGTGGTTTGATCAACTCAATGACGAAAGAAGAATTGCAGTAA GTGTTGTTTTGGGCAAGAAACTGGGGGCTACAAGTTTCCATGACAGAATCGATCCTCTTAACTTTTCCTTCCCTGTAGTTGCTCATAAAAAGCTTGCCAAAAGCATAGAAAGCGATTTCGAGTTGGTGTACGTGGGTCAATCGTGCCTGAGTTGGGAAGCCCTCTGTCATCAGCATAGAAAAGTGAAGGTGATTTCCGATGCGCACAGGGGATGTTTCCATGGCGAAGTAGCAGAGAGGTTTCAGCAGTTTCAGATACTGCTGGAGAGGTTCATCGAGACCGAGAACTGTGAAGGCAAAAGGTTTTGGAATTATGCTCAAACTAAATTTTGTAATGCACAGCTTCTCCAAATTCCGGATGTTTCAG GTTATGTAGAGGATGTGGGAGAAGGTACGAAAGGAGAAACAATGGAGGGAAGCCAAGTCTCGGAGGCCATTGAGAAAGCCATGAGTTCCTTTTGGCTTTTCCTCAGAAGTGACAATAAAAGGTGTCGGGGAATCTTGAAGAAGCTCAAGTTGAGTGATTGCCAAGTGGAAGACCCAAAGGACTTGCAACTCTTTACCTCCCTATCCAAGGAAGCTCACAAG AAGAACGTGAAGATGAAGGCGTTGGTGAAGAAAAGCCGCAGCACGAAGACTACACCACCTCGTGAAGAAATCCAAGTCGAGAATTTGATTTGCTTGGTCGATATCAATCTGGTGATAAGGGTGCTAAAGATGTCAGTGGTCACATCTGCACAACTCAGGTGGTGTCACGAGAAGCTCAGTAGCATAGAGTTCAAGCAAGGAATTGTTCGGACTCCTAATGCTGGTGGTTTATTATTCCCACACTCGTAA